A window of Rhodothermales bacterium contains these coding sequences:
- a CDS encoding cytochrome c biogenesis protein, translated as MSRTYSIIRNGVFAWLTLVILGGFLLSIPKINILEHTARNLYFHVPMWFTMMAAVGVSAWHSVRYLQTGHPLRDIRALQAARIATLFGILGLTTGIIWARFTWYVGTNVWWNFDPRQTMAALQLLIYGAYFVLRSAFDDPVKRARISAVYNVFAAVTVPFLLYVLPRQMASLHPGADGNPAFSDITAPVMRLVFYPAVIGFIGLFWVLYTQRVRVAVLKNRLTADPEL; from the coding sequence ATGTCACGCACGTACAGCATCATTCGTAACGGAGTCTTCGCCTGGCTGACCCTGGTCATCCTGGGTGGATTCCTGCTGAGCATCCCGAAAATCAACATCCTGGAGCACACGGCACGGAACCTGTATTTCCACGTGCCCATGTGGTTCACCATGATGGCCGCTGTGGGGGTGTCGGCGTGGCATTCCGTGCGTTACCTGCAGACCGGGCATCCGCTGCGTGACATCCGGGCCCTCCAGGCCGCGCGGATAGCGACCCTGTTCGGGATCCTGGGTCTGACCACCGGCATCATTTGGGCCCGGTTCACGTGGTACGTGGGCACGAACGTGTGGTGGAATTTCGATCCCAGGCAGACGATGGCCGCCCTCCAGCTGCTCATTTACGGGGCGTATTTCGTCCTCCGGTCGGCCTTCGACGACCCGGTGAAACGCGCCCGGATTTCGGCGGTCTACAATGTTTTTGCGGCCGTGACCGTACCCTTCCTGCTCTACGTGTTGCCCCGCCAGATGGCCAGCCTGCATCCGGGCGCCGACGGAAATCCGGCGTTCTCGGACATCACGGCGCCGGTCATGCGTCTGGTCTTCTATCCGGCCGTCATCGGCTTCATCGGCCTGTTCTGGGTGCTGTACACGCAGCGCGTGCGGGTGGCCGTGCTGAAAAACCGACTCACGGCCGATCCTGAGCTGTAA
- a CDS encoding cytochrome c maturation protein CcmE, which translates to MNVKSIAGFVLIIGFTSLLLMNFGSSVGGYMNFEQAEAADAKAHVVGMWIEPEAVRYNAQTNIFTFRMKDEAGNVRTVRYANPKPANFEDAEQVVIEGRPGENGEFIAETILVKCPSKYNDQTALQTAG; encoded by the coding sequence ATGAACGTCAAAAGCATTGCAGGATTCGTCCTCATCATCGGCTTCACCTCCCTCCTGCTCATGAATTTCGGCAGTTCCGTGGGAGGATACATGAATTTCGAACAGGCCGAGGCGGCCGACGCCAAGGCCCACGTCGTGGGCATGTGGATTGAACCCGAGGCCGTGCGTTACAATGCGCAGACGAACATTTTCACGTTCCGCATGAAGGACGAAGCAGGCAACGTGCGCACCGTCCGCTATGCGAATCCGAAACCGGCCAATTTCGAGGATGCCGAGCAGGTAGTCATAGAAGGTCGTCCGGGCGAAAATGGCGAGTTCATCGCCGAGACCATTCTGGTCAAGTGCCCGTCGAAGTACAACGACCAGACGGCCCTGCAGACCGCCGGCTAG
- the mgtE gene encoding magnesium transporter, with translation MEPNTTRDTVIPSGLDLDNELVENIETLIEEGQTAMVLNIVSDLHPADLADLLTHLYDDHASMLLQWLPADVAGDVLAELDDEYRARLLEDVSNERITEMLDELDTDDAVDVLADLPADVASQVIPGLEYAADVQELLGYEEDTAGGRMATELVYVHEDATVAEATEEVRRNAENVGVIYAIFVVDERERLVGVVSLKRMLLSPSRARIADVMEREVISVKTSVDQEEVARLMERYDLVSMPVVDHDGCLVGRITIDDIVDVLREEAEEDMQRMSGVARSEEPTDSVFRIVRGRLPWLMAGLVGASLAAAVIMVFEDSLARASILASFIPIVMATAGNAGIQSSTIAVQGLASGDVWASDFGHRALKELGVALLNGVIASVVLGLVILAVAPFLETIAADQALTLAMTASIALLLVIVLATTLGAIVPLLLHRVNIDPALATGPFITTTNDILGILIFFLLANWLYL, from the coding sequence ATGGAACCCAACACCACCCGCGATACCGTAATACCCTCCGGTCTCGATCTCGACAATGAACTGGTCGAGAACATCGAGACATTGATCGAGGAAGGGCAGACCGCCATGGTGTTGAACATCGTGTCGGATCTGCATCCGGCCGATCTGGCGGACCTGCTGACGCATCTGTACGACGACCATGCGTCCATGCTGCTGCAGTGGTTGCCGGCCGATGTGGCAGGCGATGTGCTTGCGGAGTTGGACGATGAGTACCGGGCGCGACTCCTTGAGGACGTCTCCAACGAGCGCATCACGGAGATGCTCGACGAGTTGGACACGGACGATGCCGTGGACGTGCTCGCCGACCTCCCTGCCGACGTGGCCAGCCAGGTCATTCCCGGGCTGGAATACGCGGCCGATGTCCAGGAACTGCTCGGATACGAGGAGGACACGGCCGGCGGGCGCATGGCCACGGAGCTGGTGTATGTGCACGAGGATGCCACCGTGGCGGAGGCCACCGAGGAGGTCCGCCGGAATGCCGAGAACGTGGGGGTCATCTACGCCATTTTCGTCGTCGACGAACGGGAGCGGCTGGTCGGTGTCGTCTCACTGAAACGCATGCTGTTGTCCCCCTCCAGGGCGCGGATTGCAGATGTCATGGAGCGGGAAGTCATTTCCGTGAAGACGTCCGTCGACCAGGAGGAAGTGGCCCGGCTCATGGAGCGGTATGACCTGGTTTCCATGCCGGTCGTGGACCACGACGGGTGTCTGGTGGGGCGGATCACGATCGATGATATCGTGGACGTCTTGCGCGAGGAGGCCGAAGAGGACATGCAGCGCATGTCCGGTGTGGCCCGGAGCGAGGAACCCACCGATTCGGTCTTCCGCATTGTCCGTGGCCGTCTTCCGTGGCTCATGGCCGGTCTTGTGGGCGCATCCCTGGCCGCGGCCGTCATCATGGTCTTCGAGGACTCCCTGGCCCGCGCATCCATCCTGGCCAGTTTCATTCCCATCGTCATGGCGACGGCCGGCAACGCGGGGATCCAGAGTTCCACGATCGCCGTGCAGGGACTGGCTTCAGGTGATGTATGGGCCTCCGACTTCGGGCACCGCGCGCTGAAGGAACTGGGCGTGGCGCTTTTGAACGGCGTCATCGCATCGGTCGTGCTGGGCCTGGTCATCCTCGCGGTAGCACCGTTCCTGGAAACGATTGCTGCAGATCAGGCCCTGACACTGGCCATGACCGCATCCATCGCGTTGCTGCTGGTCATCGTATTGGCCACCACGCTCGGGGCCATCGTACCCCTGCTGCTGCATCGCGTGAACATCGATCCGGCCCTCGCCACCGGGCCGTTCATTACGACCACGAACGACATCCTGGGCATCCTGATCTTCTTCCTTCTGGCGAATTGGCTGTACTTGTAG
- the rsmA gene encoding 16S rRNA (adenine(1518)-N(6)/adenine(1519)-N(6))-dimethyltransferase RsmA — translation MIRPIKRLGQNFLQDPNTARNIVAGLVAKRGDPVVEIGPGTGALTGLLTDAFDRVTAIEVDERAAEIIEDLWPAVDIRRMDILDVDWQALRKELEAPLHVIGNLPYYITTPILFDLLDAGADGDVKEAVMMMQYEVAERLIAQPRTKQYGILSVAVQQAARAEILFPVSRNVFFPKPDVRSAVVRLTFGEQDPALHVDTAHLRMVVRTAFNQRRKTLRNSLQALTGSLGRELPEDVASKRAEELSPSDFVTLTRYLHGMPPRP, via the coding sequence ATGATCCGACCCATCAAGCGCCTGGGACAGAACTTCCTGCAGGACCCGAACACGGCGCGGAACATCGTGGCCGGCCTCGTGGCCAAGCGAGGGGACCCCGTTGTGGAGATCGGTCCCGGAACGGGCGCCCTGACCGGTCTCCTGACCGATGCCTTCGACCGTGTGACGGCCATCGAGGTGGACGAACGCGCGGCTGAGATCATAGAGGATCTCTGGCCCGCGGTCGACATCCGCCGCATGGACATCCTGGATGTGGATTGGCAGGCGCTCCGGAAGGAATTGGAAGCCCCATTGCATGTGATCGGCAACCTGCCCTACTACATCACCACACCTATCTTGTTCGATCTCCTGGATGCCGGTGCGGATGGGGATGTCAAGGAGGCCGTGATGATGATGCAGTACGAGGTCGCCGAGCGGCTCATTGCCCAACCGCGCACCAAGCAGTATGGCATCCTGTCGGTGGCGGTCCAACAGGCGGCACGGGCTGAAATCCTCTTCCCGGTGTCCCGGAACGTGTTTTTTCCGAAGCCTGATGTACGCAGCGCCGTGGTCCGTTTGACCTTCGGCGAGCAGGATCCCGCCCTGCACGTGGATACCGCACATTTGCGGATGGTCGTCCGGACGGCGTTCAACCAACGACGCAAGACGTTGCGCAACAGTCTCCAGGCGCTTACCGGGTCCCTGGGTCGTGAATTGCCGGAGGACGTCGCCTCGAAGCGGGCAGAGGAGCTGTCTCCGAGCGACTTTGTGACCCTGACGAGGTATCTTCACGGCATGCCTCCCCGCCCCTGA
- a CDS encoding tetratricopeptide repeat protein, giving the protein MRLTPLILLLGLVWPAVSATAQQADPPGSLSSSVLSDPELNRDASQALEDLYNMRFDRAEAAADRIRDRHPGHPVGPFLDGLIVWWKILPNLTVEDHSHDRAFFRAMQETIDRAEQLRKSRTYGYDADFFQGAAHGFRGRLHGDRESWLKGAQDGRRALDFVLDLAQRDTSNADLLFGEGVYRYFAEAIPEQYPIVRPIMFFFPDGDKEDGKRLLRTVVRRGTYVRAEAAWFLLQIHMAFEPDYERALEYATLLNTWYPENPLFQAMLGRVLFRWGQWDRAETTFRALIPVEGADTNDMAPSPPFASVPPAVLSQAHYYLGRIEMTRRNWPAARVHFEQVPVLEAPYDGHSWFKVHALLRTAMTLDAQGQRAEAETAYRAVLKLPERGGSRDRARNYLETPYRMAQP; this is encoded by the coding sequence ATGAGGTTGACGCCTCTGATTCTGCTGCTCGGGCTCGTCTGGCCGGCAGTATCGGCCACAGCCCAGCAAGCGGACCCGCCCGGATCGTTGTCGTCCTCCGTCCTGTCCGACCCGGAATTGAATCGGGACGCCAGCCAGGCGCTCGAAGACCTGTACAACATGCGGTTCGACCGGGCGGAGGCCGCCGCCGATCGGATCCGGGATCGCCATCCGGGACACCCCGTAGGGCCGTTCCTGGACGGGCTCATCGTATGGTGGAAGATCCTGCCGAATCTGACGGTGGAGGACCACTCCCACGATCGGGCCTTCTTCCGCGCCATGCAGGAGACCATCGATCGGGCGGAGCAACTCCGCAAGTCGCGGACATATGGCTACGATGCCGACTTTTTCCAGGGGGCCGCACACGGATTCAGGGGGCGTCTGCACGGCGATCGTGAATCGTGGCTGAAAGGGGCGCAGGACGGGCGTCGGGCCCTGGACTTTGTCCTTGATCTGGCCCAGCGGGACACCTCGAACGCCGACCTCCTGTTCGGCGAGGGCGTGTACCGGTATTTTGCCGAGGCCATCCCGGAACAGTATCCGATCGTGCGGCCCATCATGTTCTTCTTTCCGGACGGCGACAAGGAAGATGGCAAGCGACTGCTCCGTACCGTGGTCCGACGCGGGACCTACGTGCGCGCCGAGGCCGCCTGGTTCCTGCTCCAGATCCACATGGCCTTCGAGCCGGATTACGAACGGGCGCTGGAATACGCCACCCTGCTGAACACGTGGTATCCCGAAAACCCGCTGTTCCAGGCCATGCTGGGGCGCGTCCTGTTCCGTTGGGGGCAGTGGGACCGGGCGGAGACGACTTTCCGGGCGCTGATACCCGTTGAAGGTGCTGACACCAACGACATGGCCCCGTCGCCGCCCTTCGCGTCCGTCCCGCCGGCCGTCCTGTCCCAAGCCCACTATTACCTGGGTCGGATCGAGATGACCCGCCGGAACTGGCCAGCCGCCCGGGTGCACTTCGAGCAGGTCCCGGTCCTTGAAGCGCCGTATGACGGACATTCCTGGTTCAAGGTCCATGCCCTGTTGCGCACGGCCATGACCCTGGATGCGCAAGGCCAGCGGGCCGAGGCCGAAACCGCCTACCGCGCCGTGCTCAAGCTGCCGGAGCGGGGTGGATCCCGGGATCGCGCCCGGAACTACCTGGAGACACCCTACCGGATGGCACAGCCATGA
- a CDS encoding biotin transporter BioY, translating to MITALRLQSSRVSTVDLLRADSASVTAQMAGIVGFALLAALGAQFRLYLWEVPFTLQTLAVYGSGLFLGWRNGLFAMGLYLLLGMVLPVYAGEGYGPAYLMTAVSAGYLLAYPLSAAAAGFLSKRWNSLTGSMVSLMVASLILFTVGVTWLHFAAGHATWLESLDKGWLRFIPVDLAKILFVGLVYSGVRRLGDRRA from the coding sequence ATGATTACCGCTCTTCGACTCCAATCGTCCCGCGTCTCGACCGTCGACCTGCTCCGTGCCGATTCCGCTTCGGTTACGGCCCAGATGGCGGGCATTGTGGGGTTCGCCCTGCTCGCTGCGCTCGGCGCCCAGTTCCGCCTGTACCTGTGGGAGGTGCCGTTTACGTTGCAAACCCTGGCCGTGTATGGCAGCGGTCTGTTTCTGGGTTGGCGTAACGGACTGTTCGCCATGGGCTTGTATCTGCTGCTCGGAATGGTCCTGCCGGTCTACGCCGGGGAGGGATATGGTCCGGCCTATCTCATGACGGCCGTATCGGCCGGATATCTGTTGGCCTACCCGTTGTCCGCCGCAGCGGCCGGATTCCTGTCCAAGCGCTGGAATTCACTCACCGGCAGCATGGTGTCGCTCATGGTCGCATCGCTCATCCTGTTCACCGTGGGTGTGACCTGGTTGCATTTCGCGGCCGGCCATGCCACGTGGCTCGAGTCACTGGACAAGGGATGGCTCCGCTTCATCCCGGTGGATCTGGCCAAGATCCTGTTCGTGGGCCTGGTGTACTCGGGCGTTCGTCGACTGGGTGACCGCCGCGCGTAA
- the metH gene encoding methionine synthase: MSDRTALLRDALKKHILVLDGAMGTLIQQEKPTEADFRGVHLKDHDQALSGNNDLLSWTCPDLIQGLHERYLEAGSDIIETNTFSANAISQADYGLQAHARTINEHAARVARRAAENWSTDRPRFVAGAIGPTNVSLSLSPDVSDPGFRAKTFDQVAAAYADQIEGLMDGGVDMLLVETVFDTLNAKAAIFAIRQVFERRGTRLPVMISGTIVDQSGRTLSGQSTEAFWISIAHTPELLSVGLNCALGSAQMRPYIETLSRIAPVHTSLYPNAGLPNAFGEYDESPAFMAEQVRQYADAGFLNIVGGCCGTTPDHIRAMAEVAHASTPRSIPEPHRTLRLSGLEPLEFRKDLNFVNIGERTNVTGSRRFAKLILEGNYEEAVSVAMQQVEAGAQMIDVNMDEGMLDGVAAMTTFLNLIAAEPDISRVPVVIDSSKWSVIEAGLKCVQGKSVVNSISMKEGEDAFREQARLARAYGAAVIVMAFDEDGQADTVERRTSICRRAYDILTKEVGFPPEDIIFDPNIFAIATGIEEHRRYSIDFLETVRWIKAELPGTRVSGGVSNLSFSFRGNDRVREAMHTAFLYHAVQAGMDMGIVNAGQVDVYEEIDPELLQMVEDVLFDRREDATERLVELADRVVQKGPQDDTRALEWRDQPVSKRLEHALVKGLVEWVEDDTEEARQELGSALQVIEGPLMAGMGRVGDLFGAGKMFLPQVVKSARVMKKAVAYLIPYIEAENEKAGTSGRRPRVLLATVKGDVHDIGKNIVGVVLGCNNYEVIDLGVMVPTDRILDAAVEHEVDLVGLSGLITPSLDEMVTVATEMQRRGMTLPLLIGGATTSEMHTAVRIEPAYRAPVIHVLDASRSVTVAGQLLGEATKSAFVGEAREKYAMLRQRHADRRRNTNWLSLARARANPWALAFDATTNPVPRKLGIFEPEGVTVQTLRSYIDWTPFFQAWEMRGKYPAILDHPEKGGEARKLMADANGLLDDLESDSDRLLSAVFGIFEAHRDGDDIVVVGPDGRETRLHTLRQQSEKADGKPNRALSDLVAPESGYIGLFAVTAGHGVDERVAAFQADHDDYHVILLKAIADRLAEAYAEYLHEHVRRDVWGYETGPRLANDDLIREQYAGIRPAPGYPAQPDHTEKPIIWQIMDVERRTGITLTEHLAMHPASSVCGIYFAHPEAAYFNVGEVSRDQVEDYAARKQMPVEDVERWLSSRLNYTP, translated from the coding sequence ATGTCCGATCGTACCGCCCTGCTCCGCGACGCCCTGAAGAAGCACATTCTTGTCCTGGACGGGGCCATGGGGACCCTCATCCAACAGGAGAAGCCCACTGAGGCCGATTTCCGGGGGGTACACCTGAAGGACCACGACCAGGCTCTGAGTGGCAACAACGACCTGTTGTCCTGGACGTGCCCGGATCTCATCCAGGGCCTGCACGAACGGTATCTGGAGGCGGGATCGGACATCATTGAGACGAACACGTTCTCCGCGAATGCCATTTCCCAGGCCGATTACGGTCTGCAGGCCCACGCCCGCACCATCAACGAGCACGCCGCACGCGTCGCCCGGCGGGCCGCCGAAAATTGGTCCACGGACCGCCCCCGCTTCGTGGCCGGGGCCATCGGGCCCACCAATGTGTCCCTGTCGTTGTCTCCGGACGTGTCCGATCCCGGATTCCGGGCGAAGACCTTTGACCAGGTGGCTGCCGCCTATGCGGACCAGATCGAGGGCCTCATGGACGGCGGAGTGGATATGCTGCTGGTCGAGACCGTCTTCGATACCCTGAACGCAAAGGCCGCCATTTTCGCCATCCGCCAGGTGTTCGAGCGGCGCGGCACCCGGCTTCCGGTCATGATTTCCGGGACCATCGTGGACCAGAGCGGGCGCACCCTCTCCGGTCAATCCACCGAGGCCTTCTGGATTTCCATTGCCCACACGCCCGAATTGCTCTCGGTCGGCCTGAACTGTGCCCTCGGATCGGCCCAGATGCGGCCCTACATCGAGACGCTGTCGCGGATAGCGCCCGTGCATACCAGTCTGTACCCGAATGCGGGTCTCCCGAATGCGTTCGGGGAGTACGACGAGTCGCCGGCGTTCATGGCCGAGCAGGTCCGTCAATATGCCGATGCCGGATTCCTGAACATCGTGGGGGGATGCTGCGGCACGACGCCGGACCACATCCGGGCCATGGCCGAGGTCGCGCATGCCTCCACACCGCGCTCCATACCGGAGCCGCACCGGACGCTCCGGCTTTCCGGTCTCGAGCCGCTGGAATTCCGCAAGGACCTGAATTTCGTGAACATCGGTGAACGCACGAACGTGACCGGTTCGCGCCGCTTCGCGAAACTCATCCTGGAGGGCAACTACGAGGAGGCCGTATCGGTCGCCATGCAGCAGGTGGAAGCCGGCGCGCAGATGATAGACGTGAACATGGATGAGGGGATGCTGGATGGCGTCGCCGCCATGACCACGTTCCTGAACCTGATTGCCGCCGAGCCCGACATTTCCCGGGTGCCTGTGGTCATCGATTCGTCGAAATGGAGTGTGATCGAGGCCGGCTTGAAATGCGTCCAAGGGAAGAGCGTCGTGAACTCCATAAGCATGAAGGAGGGGGAGGATGCCTTCCGTGAGCAGGCCCGTCTGGCCCGAGCCTACGGGGCAGCCGTCATCGTCATGGCGTTCGACGAGGACGGCCAGGCCGATACCGTGGAGCGGCGTACGTCCATCTGCCGGCGGGCCTATGACATCCTGACCAAAGAGGTCGGATTCCCGCCCGAAGACATCATTTTCGATCCCAATATCTTTGCGATTGCCACGGGAATCGAGGAGCACCGACGCTACTCCATCGACTTCCTGGAGACCGTCAGGTGGATAAAGGCCGAACTGCCCGGCACCCGGGTGTCCGGGGGCGTATCGAACCTGTCCTTTTCCTTCCGTGGCAACGATCGCGTCCGCGAGGCCATGCATACGGCGTTCCTGTACCATGCGGTCCAGGCCGGCATGGACATGGGCATCGTGAATGCGGGCCAGGTGGATGTGTATGAGGAAATCGACCCCGAACTGCTGCAGATGGTCGAAGACGTTCTTTTCGACCGCCGCGAGGATGCCACGGAGCGGTTGGTCGAACTCGCCGATCGGGTGGTCCAGAAAGGGCCGCAGGACGATACCCGCGCGCTGGAATGGCGCGATCAGCCGGTGTCGAAACGGCTGGAGCACGCGCTCGTCAAGGGCCTCGTGGAGTGGGTGGAGGACGATACCGAGGAAGCCCGACAGGAATTGGGTTCGGCGCTGCAGGTCATTGAGGGGCCGCTCATGGCCGGGATGGGTCGCGTGGGTGATCTGTTCGGCGCAGGAAAGATGTTCCTGCCCCAGGTGGTCAAGAGCGCCCGTGTCATGAAGAAGGCTGTGGCCTACCTCATCCCGTACATCGAAGCCGAGAACGAGAAGGCCGGCACGTCCGGACGGCGTCCGCGGGTGCTGCTGGCCACCGTCAAAGGGGACGTGCACGATATCGGCAAGAACATCGTGGGCGTCGTCCTCGGGTGCAACAATTACGAAGTGATTGACCTCGGCGTCATGGTGCCCACGGATCGGATCCTGGACGCGGCCGTGGAGCACGAAGTGGACCTCGTCGGCCTCAGTGGCCTGATTACCCCGTCCCTCGACGAAATGGTGACCGTGGCCACCGAAATGCAACGGCGTGGCATGACGCTGCCGCTGCTCATTGGCGGGGCCACCACCTCCGAAATGCATACGGCCGTCCGCATAGAACCCGCCTACAGGGCGCCCGTCATCCACGTGCTCGATGCATCCCGCAGCGTGACCGTGGCCGGTCAACTGCTGGGCGAAGCGACCAAGTCGGCATTCGTCGGGGAAGCCCGGGAGAAATACGCCATGCTGCGCCAGCGGCACGCCGATCGGCGTCGGAACACGAACTGGCTGTCGCTGGCCCGTGCGCGCGCGAATCCGTGGGCACTCGCGTTCGATGCCACGACCAACCCCGTGCCCCGGAAGCTGGGCATTTTCGAACCGGAAGGGGTCACCGTACAGACCCTCCGGTCCTACATCGACTGGACGCCGTTCTTCCAGGCGTGGGAAATGAGGGGCAAGTACCCCGCCATCCTGGACCATCCCGAGAAGGGGGGCGAGGCGCGCAAGCTCATGGCCGATGCGAATGGCCTGTTGGATGACCTGGAATCCGACTCGGATCGTCTGCTGTCGGCGGTCTTCGGGATTTTCGAGGCCCACCGGGATGGAGATGACATTGTTGTCGTCGGGCCGGATGGCCGGGAGACCCGGCTCCATACGCTGCGCCAGCAATCGGAAAAGGCCGACGGCAAACCGAACCGGGCGCTGTCCGATCTGGTGGCGCCGGAGAGTGGATACATCGGGTTGTTCGCCGTCACCGCGGGTCACGGAGTGGACGAGCGGGTGGCGGCGTTCCAGGCGGACCACGACGACTATCACGTCATCCTGCTGAAGGCCATTGCCGACCGGTTGGCGGAGGCGTATGCCGAATACCTCCATGAGCACGTCCGGCGTGACGTTTGGGGCTATGAAACGGGGCCCCGGCTGGCGAATGACGACCTCATCCGTGAACAATACGCCGGCATCCGGCCGGCGCCCGGTTACCCGGCGCAACCGGATCATACCGAGAAGCCCATCATCTGGCAGATCATGGATGTCGAACGCCGGACGGGCATCACCTTGACCGAGCACCTGGCCATGCATCCCGCATCGTCCGTGTGTGGCATCTACTTCGCCCATCCCGAGGCCGCCTATTTCAACGTGGGTGAAGTGTCCCGCGATCAAGTGGAGGATTATGCGGCCCGTAAACAGATGCCCGTGGAGGACGTGGAACGGTGGTTGTCCAGTCGACTGAACTACACCCCGTGA
- a CDS encoding alpha/beta fold hydrolase, whose product MELYYQETGSGPSPLIILHGLFGASGNWRTLSRNTFGTVHRTLAVDLRNHGRSPHSDEMTYEAMAADVVELMDRLDISKAHVLGHSMGGKVAMELALSHADRVDRLVVADIAPKTYPPAHDTILEALSSVDPSAHQDRDAIDAALGEWIPDAAIRQFLMKNLDRDGQAYRWKMNLPVIRAAYDHLRGGSMSFQPFDGPTLFIAGGRSSYISREDLPAIHRLFPHAELEVLPDAGHWLHAEEPEAFGELVMAFLET is encoded by the coding sequence ATGGAACTGTACTACCAGGAAACCGGCTCAGGCCCCTCTCCCCTCATCATCCTGCACGGCCTGTTCGGCGCCAGCGGAAATTGGCGCACCCTGTCGCGCAATACCTTCGGGACCGTACATCGCACGTTGGCCGTGGACCTAAGGAACCACGGCCGAAGTCCGCATTCCGACGAAATGACCTACGAGGCCATGGCGGCGGACGTCGTCGAACTCATGGACCGGCTGGACATCTCCAAGGCTCACGTACTGGGGCATTCCATGGGGGGCAAGGTGGCCATGGAACTGGCGCTTTCCCACGCCGATCGGGTGGACCGTCTGGTAGTGGCCGACATTGCCCCGAAGACCTATCCACCGGCCCACGATACCATCCTCGAGGCGCTCTCGAGTGTGGATCCGTCCGCCCATCAGGACCGCGACGCCATCGACGCCGCGCTCGGCGAATGGATTCCCGATGCGGCCATCCGGCAATTCCTCATGAAGAACCTGGATCGCGATGGCCAGGCCTACCGGTGGAAAATGAACCTGCCCGTCATCCGCGCGGCCTACGACCATCTGCGTGGCGGATCGATGTCCTTCCAGCCCTTTGACGGCCCGACGCTGTTCATCGCCGGTGGTCGGTCGTCCTACATCTCACGGGAGGACCTTCCGGCCATCCATCGCCTGTTTCCGCACGCCGAACTGGAGGTCCTGCCAGACGCCGGACACTGGTTGCACGCCGAGGAGCCGGAGGCCTTCGGGGAACTTGTCATGGCCTTTCTGGAAACCTGA